The genomic interval CGCAGCCAACTTCAGCCACAGCCTGACGCGGCGCCCGCACCTGCTGGCACAGCCCACCATTGGGAGTGCAGCCGGAAGAGGCCTCCTGGGTTCAGAATATTCTTCCCGGACCACCACCCGGCAGGAAACAACTTATGGAAAAACTTCCAACTCACATGAGAAAATCTCCAAGAGTCCAACCAACTTCAGAACTTTCTCTTCAACACACAgtcttttaagaaatactgaagCTCCGGTGAAAACATTCCCTGAGAGGCCGAGAACCGCGGTTCCACAGGACACCTCTGCCCGTGCGGCCCGAGAGTCTGCTGTGGCCTCCAAGTCCTACCGAGAACCCCGGGGTGACGTGTCCACAGGTTCTTTCCAAAGCACTTGGTCGAGTGAGAGGACCATCGCTGTGACAAAGACAGAAGGTGACGCCACGAAGGAACAAGACAGAAACAGGCCAGGAACCGTCCAGAAAAAGTGGGAAGAGAAGATGTTTGATTCCAAAGAGAGGGCTTCAGAGGAGAGAAACCTAAGGTGGGAAGAGCTGACAAAGTTAGATAAAGAagcaagaatgagagaaagcCAGCAActgagggaaaaggggagagggagggagtcgGCGCAGGAGAAaagcgtgagagagagagaggtaccCATCAGTCTAGGAGTCTCCCGGGAGAGCTCGCCACAGGTGGCCCCAAAAGCTTTCCAGACGCCCCCACGGGAGGACACTCGTGACGGTACCGGGAGAGGCGTGGAAACCCGGGAGGCCCGGTTCAGGCTGGGCCCCGGCGACACCGCCAGCTCGCCGAAGGGCGAGTCCACGACCGAAACCGTGGCAGAACACATCGTGTCCAGCATCCTGAAGCAATTCACCCAGTCTCCAGAGGCGGAGGCGTCTGCTGATGCTTTTCCAGACACAAAGGTCACTTACGTGGACAGGAAAGAGCTTCCCGGTGACAGGAAAACAAAGACCGAGATCGTCGTGGAGTCGAGACTGACGGAGGAGGTCGATGTGTCAGACGAAGCCGGCCTGGACTACCTTCTGAGCAAGGACATTCAGGAGGTGGACCTGAAGGGAAAGGCGGCCGGGAAGATGATAGGAGACATCATCAACCTGGGTctgaaaggaagagagggcagGGCGAGGGTCGTCAACGTGGAGATCGTCGAGGAACCCATGAGCTACGTCAGTGGCGAGAAGGCAGAGGAGTTTTCCACCCCGTTCGAAGTGGAGGAGGTGGACGATGTGTCTCCGGGCTCCAAGGGGCTTGTTGAGGAGGAAGAAAGTTACAGAGGAGCAGACGTCACGTTCTCAGGAAACCAGCGTAAAAAGACCAGGTGGCCCCATGAGAGCGTAACCCACGTCGAAGAAGTCACGGAGGCGGGCGACTCGGAAGGGGGAGAGCAGAGTTACTTTGTGTCTACGCCTGATGAGCACCCTGGGGGGCAGGACAGGGACGAGGGCTCCGTGTATGGGCAGATCCACATTGAAGAAGAGTCCACCATCCGGTATTCTTGGCAAGATGAGATTGTGCCCGGGTCTCGGAGAAGAACCAAGAGGGAAGATGGGTCGGGAGAGACGGTGGTGAAACCACCAGATGTCTGGGAAGCTCCACCGGAGGAGGACGCGGGTCCTACTCACTGGAAAGAACAAACTAGAAGTGGTGAATTCCATGCTGAACCCACAGTCATCGAGAAGGAGATTAAGATACCACACGAGATCCATATGTCCATCAAGGGGGCCTTCAAGGAGCCCCGACACCAGCTGGTGGAAGTTATCGGGCAGCTGGAGGAGAATCTTCCAGAGCGCGTGAAGGAAGAGCTGTCGGCCCTCACCAGAGAGGGTCAGGGTGGGCCCGGAAACATGTCCGTCGACGTCAAGAAAGTGCATACCTCTGGCGGGAGGGCCGTGACCTTGGTTGCCGAAGTGAACCTCTCAAAAACTGTGGACGCCAATCAGTTGGATCTGGAGGAGCTGAGCAAAGACGAAGCCGGGGAGATCGAGAAGGTTGTGGAGTCGGTGGTACAAGACAGTCTGGCCAGGCAGCACAGCCCGGGCCCCGGGAGCCCAGACAGGGAGAGCGCGGCGGAGGCCCCGGGGGCCGGCCTCCGCTTCAGGCGCTGGGCCACGCAGGAGCTGTACCACCCCCACGGTGAGGAGGACGAGGCTGGCCGGGCCTCCCCCAGCACAGAGCCGGTCACGTCCCAGGGGCCCGTGTCGGCCACCGTGGAAGTCACCAGCCCGAGGGCCTTTGCCCAGTCGCACGTGCTCGAGGATGTGAGCCGGTCTGTGAGGCGCGTTCAGGTAGGCCCCGCTGGCATCTGGAGGACTGAGCACGTCTCCCACGAGGGACCCACGGCACAGGTGGTGGAGGTAAGTGGAGAAGGTGACTTAAGTCAGGCAGCCAGCTCGGCCGGCACCACCTGGTCTGGGAGGCACCTCACCCTGGGTCCTGATCAAAGTCAAGTCTTCCTCCCAGGATCTGTCCCTGCCTCTCAGGAGTTGGGCGAGGTGTGCGCAGGAGAGCCTGGCCCCATGGAGCTTTCCACAGACACAGAGGCACAGTGTGTTTGGCTCCAAACAGTCTCACCCTGAAAGGGAAGTTATTTTTCAGGCCCCATTTCtaagggtggggaagggcagtgaTTATCTTCAAGCTGAGAGTCTGCGGGTCCCCAGACTTCTGTAAGGCCCCTTCGGGTTGGCCCTAGAAGGGGGTTCCGTGAGCAAATCTAGGTCACAGCCCTCAGACAAAAGGGGGTTGGGTGTCACAGAAGCTTGGTCAAGGAAAGGCAGATGCATTGGGCAGGTCAAAATCAGGTCTCGGGGACATCTAGCCGCTGAGCAGATCGTCTCCCTGCCCAGAGCACTTAGCAAATGGCACAGCAGTGCCCACGGACAAGGCTCGGTAGACGGGAGCCAGGCTGCCCATAGGTACTCTGTGCATGGTGAGATCCTGGTGACCAGAGAGGATGCCTCCCAAGGCCTGGTTCCCAGTTGCCTCAGGAGACCAGTGTGGGAGATGCATTAGGGGCAGAAGAGGCCTCGGGCGTTAGCAGGTACACTGGGCTGGGTCCCGCAGCATCCAGAACCTCCACAAACAGTGGTCTTCCTCAGTGGGCTCCCTCGAGCGAGGCAAATTAGCAGACAGCCACAGAGTGCTAAGGCGGGTGGCCCTGGGGCCCAAAGACACCCCGTTTCCCTTTCAGGTGGACGTGAGTAACATAGAAGTGACCCCCCGCTGGACACGAGAGACCACAGTCATCTTCCCCGTGGGGACAGAAGCATCCGCACATGGCACCCCTGACCCTGGTGCCTGGAGAAATGGGGGCAGCGGGAAGGCCTGGGTGGCTGGTGGGAGCTTTCAGGGCTCTGCTGGGGACGGACACCAAGTCCCCGGGGAAAAGGGCAAGGAGCAGGCTGAGTTTGACAAAACGGTGCAGCTACAGAGGATGGTAGACCAAAGGTCGGTGATTTCAGATGAAAAGAAAGTGGCCCTCCTCTATCTAGACAATCAGGAGGAGGACAGTGAGGGACACTGGTTTTGATCAATATTTCCTTTTCAGTGGTGTTTGGTAACATGGCAACACACAGAGGCCTTTACTAATTAGAAGGAGGGAGGCTCACTCTTTATGAAGACGCCCCCTTTTTCTTTCGCCAGAGTGCTCCGGGCGATGTCAATTTACATTGTCATCTGTAAAGGTTTCAAATTAATTCACGCCTTTAAAGgcattggaattttatttttgagttggaACTttgacagaaatattttttatcattttagtcTTCAAAGTTCCTTTTCCTGGAGTTTTCTCTCCACTCCTAGAGGCAGTTTCTACCAGTTCTGCTCCTGGTCACAGAAATGCCTCACGTGTGTATAAAATCATAATTAACTATCCATAGGTCAGATGCCTATATGGTGACAAAATCCAAGTAATATATTTACGAGTCAATCTTATTTGCATGTGCTCATATGAAGTAATAAGACTAGCATCGGAAAggaaaaatgtatgcatttttctAAGTCTTCTCGAAAAGAAATCCTAGGAAGGAAGCAGCTTGCttccattaaggaaaaaaaaaaggctctaaatgatttttatctttaggaaAAAGTTAAATTCACTATAAGACATGAATGAATTGCTTTCTATGTGCagagctttataaaaaaaaatatatatagtgttttatttatGGAGAGGATGGCCTCAGCCTAATGTGGTATTTCAAGTCCCTCATATACCTGCTATGTGTGCACAGGTCCCAGAACCCTGCACTGGGCCCGCGTGTGCAGGGTAAATGATCCTTGGAACTAGCTTCGGGTACTTCCTTGCAGCACTAGGTGGTTAAGTAGTACGTGGTCTAAATAGCCTTTTTTGTTACAACCCAAGTTCTGGAGCTTCTCTGCACCTTAGCCCTCAGCACCTTCACATTGAATTTCCCTGGTGGGAGGCAGATCCAAACACCATAAAGAGACCATTGATTCTCGGACAAGAACTTGGCTTCCCAGATGGTCGTGCAGTGACCCCGGGAGCACAGGGCGGACGGTGCCCCCCAAACAAGCCCTTTGAGCCCACCGTGGAAAGGTCCGAGGTCTTTGTGAACTCAGAGCCTTGGGGATGGAGAACAAGCATTGGCCTCGAGGAAGTTTTTGAGCTTTTAACAGAAATCGTTACCATTGGGGTCGTTTGCTCAGGGGAGAGAATACTAACGTTGAAGAGAAGATGATGTTTGGGGGGAAGGAGCTGGGCCCCTGTCTGGCTGTCCGGCACTGAAGCATCCAGGAGGGGTCCCTGGAGGAAGGCCAAGGCCCTACCCACCCCGGGCCATAGGATGCCGACCTTCAAGTCTATATCGCAGAGTGTAAGATACTAGAGAGAGGGTGCTTTTATTTTACATAAGGGCATTACTTTTAAGGCTTCCATCTGCAAAGGTCTGGCCTCACGCAAAGATAGTATCTCTCACAGCATAGCATTATTTTAATCCAAGCTTGTTCCTGGCATGTCAAGTTGAAGCTGTATTTCCTCTAACACAGAAGCTAGAGCTGTGGGTAGTGAGCTGAGGAATAACGATTCGAAGTGACAGCAGCCTCAAGTAGGTTATGGTGATGGGGGTGGTGGTTATGGCACGAGGagttggcgggggggggtgtcACACAGTGTGGCTCTGTGGCCCCCAAGACCTCCATCTCCTCAGCCCCCAGAAATGGCAACAGCCGATAGTCCAGGGAGAGCGTATTTTCTTAATAAGTGGAGGTGGGAGGCAGCAAAGCTTTCAGGATGATCTGACAAACACCGAATACGGGGGTAGACAAAGTTGACTTGCCCATTTGAACCGTCACTGTCGGCCAGATGAGCTAGTACCTGTCACAAACTGGTCCAGAGGCGACAGCTTTGCAAACAGAGGCTCCTTATTTCTAGTACAGAGACGGGCTGATTTTGTTAGCAGTAGTAGGTGATGGTGTCTGTAGAAGTAGAAAGGTATAGAAATCACCTTGATTTGTTGGTCAAAGGGACAGCCTATGGGTTTGATGTCCATACAGACTGAAGATGGGGAGAGTCTCTTCTGTGAGTCAGAGTGGGCTTAGTTTGATGGCCCTCCCCCGCCTTGTGATCTGGTAAATGCGTACTAACGAGGACAGATGATTCCTATCACGACCCACCTCTATTTGGAAAATATCCGAGGCCTTCATTTATATCTCCATGTTAGAACGCGCATCTGCTGGGAGGGCTCGCGGATGCGGACTCCCGAGAGCAGGGCAGGCCTCCACACTGTGCAGATCAGCCCCATAGCTCCGGGTCCTTTAAAACCAGTCGCTCTGGAGGCAACAGAAATCAgctctgggggagggacagaaccAGTATTTACCATTGTGGACACAGAACAGTATTAAGAGAATGCTTTTCACCCTCCCGCGGGCGGTTGCGATATTGTATCGTTTCGGATGTATATTGAGGATGGAATCATCAAAAAAGCTGATCTTTCTAAGCTCCTGTTCCCTACAGAGGGAGATGTCAcaagaatgtataaaaataaaaatcggagggaaaaaacaaaccccaCCTTGTTCCTGGAGAGAATGAATGTTTTCTAGTAGCTATTTTTGTGGTTTCTATGTAAACTcgaattaaaatatatgtgtttacatgcatggttttttttttttttttttttaagtagtggCACAGATTCACTGGGGAGACTCTGTCTGAGAAGGTCCAGTCCCTTACCTGAATTAGAACTTGGCATTGTTCACACAGAACTAGAAAGCATGGCAGACAGAGCAAAACCCAGATGGCTTGTATCCAAATACAGACGGACAGTCTGTGGTAAGAATGTGGTCATCCCAGCCTGGAAGGCTAGTGCCGTAGGGTGACCACCATCCCACTGTTGCCTGGGATGGAGGTGTCTCCCAGGACATAGGACATTCAGTGCTAAAACCAGGACAGCCCGAGGCACACCAGCATGGTTGGTTCACCCAGTGAACCCAGTGTAGACTGGAGAGGTTAGTAAATCATGGCTGTTTCTTAGATGCTTGAAAAACTTGCAACTGTTTGAGACACAGAAGAGTTTTTAGATACACTTACCTGTGTATAACTTTTTACCACGAAGACCACAAATATCTATAGTCTTCCTCTCCTGCTGAAGTTAACACATTTAATAGACAAGAGATGTTTGGGCGGGCCATTCCTAAATTCATTCTTTCCTGGGGTAGGGATGCTATTATTTAAAACGCATTTTAGTTTCTATGACCCCAAGATTTTATCCTccaagaaaggcagaaaggaagaagtcCCATAAGAATTCACTGTTTTTCCCCCAGAAGCCCAGCATGGACTCCTGTGTGCCCAGGCTGTGGCCACAGCATAGACTGGGAGGCTCTCACAATGgacatttatttctcccagttctgggggCCGGAAGTTgaagatcaaggtgctggtggATTCGGTGCCGGTTGTGGTTGTCTGTCCGCTTTGCCCGATGGTCATCTTGTGGGGTCTTAACGTGGTGGAGACAGTGATCATGTCTCGTGTCCCTTTTGatcagggcactaatcccatccatGGGGCTCTACTCTCACATATTCatcacctcccagaggccccccATTTTCACACTGAGAGTTAGGGCATCATCAGGAATTTTGGACGTACACGTTCAGTCCCTGGCCAACTCCAGTGtggtatatattcaaaatgccTAGTCCACCATCCACGTTGAAACCATGTCTTCAATCAGATGGGACACTTGGTGAGGGGTGACCACGCCTCGTGACTTCATCCCACCGCAGGTCTGTCTGGGTGAATGGGTACCAGTAGgggtggctggggtgggcagCTGTCACAATTTCCAAAGGGGACTGGggaccctgcctctctctctgccctgtcaTGACCTTTTGGGTTTATTTCCCCCCATCAATTCTTGAGGCAGCATCCTGCACAATTGGAACCAGAGTGGCTCTGGGTTTCCCACTGGGTGCTGGAGAGGATGGGGGTCTGGGCCACATCCCGCTGCCATCTTAGCCACTGGCCCAGCTGGGCCACGGTCCATGGGAtgagggtgggaaggagcaggaaCAGCGCCGCCCACAGCCCATTCCCACCCACTGCCTACTCTGCCCTCTATCCAGCACTGGCTCTCATTGCTGACGGTGTGAAGGGAAGTGCTCAAAATTTCCCACTCTGCTCTTCCATTCTCGAGTGGTGATGGCTTCCCCCAGCCCCCGCAGGAGACTGAAGACCACTGTGGGACACGAGCGCTTGTCCCACTCCATCCTCCCCACCTCACATGTTGAACCCAGAGAAAGCCAGGGGAGCAGGGGGCCAAGGGCTGCAccgacttggaaaaaaaaaaaaaaatctccagaggGCAGCCATGTTTCTTCTGCCCGGAGTAGAGACCAGGGAGTCAGTGGCCCTCCCCCgcagcctctccaggccagcCTCACTCCTGCTCAGCTGCCCTCACTCCCTTACCCTGCCTCTCCTGACCTCTAGCCCATTTACCACCATTCACTCCCTGCCTCGCTTTACTGGGCTCTTTCCCTCTGTTACCAATCTCACCATTATGTTTAGTGCTGCGTGCATGTTGGGGGAGCAAGATCTGAGGGGACAGGGACATTGTGTCTTGGTTACTATTGTGTCCCCAGCTCTCAACGGATGTTCAGCCCCATTTGGTGAATGACTGCACAAGTAAAGAGAagcttcctcctgcccctctctagGCTCCAAACAACTCTGAGGCAGGCTTCATTTTCAAAACATCAACCCCAGCACTTCCAAGATTCCTctcattagcattttattttcaatccCTATTATCTTCCTGTAAGAAGGGGGgctttttccagaattttattgCTCCAAATCTGACTCCAGGTCTAGGCCAGGGGCTCTCTATGCACAGGTGCCGTACCCTGTATTCACACACCAGAGGTTGTCAACTTGTGAAGAGAGGTTTTGCAGCCCCAGTAGCGCTGATGGGTAAAAAATTTTGTTGGCAAGAAAAACCAGTTGGgcggtaaaaaaagaaaaattctttatagAAGCACCAGATCACTCCCAAGGGTGTCCACAGTCAAAATGTGGCCCGCAGGAAATCCGCAATATCTGGGGCCTGCGGGAGCAAACAGCCCTGACAGTCTGTCCAATTCCATCTTCCTGCTGGAGAGGTTGATAGGTCACCTCAGTGTCAGCGCCCGAGCGTGACCAAAGCTCTCTCTgcggggaggggagttggggggagcGGTGGTCTCAGTCTGCCATGTTGGGCCTGGCCTTCCCCAGCACAGTGTGCTGGGCCACGCCCGTGTAGAACGCTGGTTTGGCTTTTGGGGCCTGCCTGGACTTCACCGCCACCTCTGGGGTCCTGCAAAGGAGCAGAAGGTGAGGTGAGTGTGGTGTCCCTCAGACCTCCTCACGGTTCCCCCACCAGGCCCAGCCCTTGCCGCGGTGAAGGGGAGCCTCGCAGCTGCTGAGCTACAAGTCCTCAAGGGGCCTGGGGAGGGATGATAGAAGAGAATCCTGGCacgggattttttttctcctgctttctaaTTCCTCACGACCACTGTCACTGTGCTGAGAGAATCAgcccttggctggctcagtgagcgGAACACAGGCAGAGAGTTTGGGACTGGAGGACTTGCTGGCTCAGGGCTAAAGGGGTCCCTGGCTCAGGGGGTCAGCCTGGAGACAGTGCCCCCTGCTGGCTGCCTCCCCGTCTTCCATGCTCTCAGGATCTTTCCTTGGCAATCTGCCCACCGGCTCTGAGCGACCCAGGCTCTGTGAGGGTGCGGCCTGTTCCCTGCTCACAGGCTGAGAAAGACTTGGGATCAGCCTTCATGGAGAAGTCAGAGGGCTTTCAGTGCGGCACCCCCTCCCTCAACCCTGACAGGCACCCTGAGAATGAAGGGAAGCCAAAGAAGGCCGCTAGCAGGCCAACCTACAGCACACTGTGCCTTTGTCTTCCGGCAGGGGAGCAGATGGGCAGGCGCTGATCTCCAGGAGGGAGAATCCTAGTATGTGTTTCTGACATGATTCAAGAGCTAATTTCTTCTTAGTATCTGGGCAAGGGAGCTATTTTACAGCTGGGTTTTCAAAGGAACCACGGGTCCTGCCCAGTTGGTGAGTTACGGGAAGTCAGTTAGTAAAACTTTCCACGGAAAGCTCTACAGACCCTTATAGAACCAGCTTCCTTTGAGATCagaatggcaaaggaaacagtgtaAGTGGAAACAA from Mustela erminea isolate mMusErm1 chromosome 5, mMusErm1.Pri, whole genome shotgun sequence carries:
- the SYNM gene encoding synemin isoform X2, whose product is MLSWRLHTGPEKAELQELNARLYDYVCRVRELERENLLLEEELRGRRGQEGLWAEGQARFAEEARGLRQQLDELSWATALAEGERDALRRELWELQRLGEEERAARGRLDAELGAQRRELQEALGARAALEALLGRLQAERRGLEAAHEQDVRELRARAARLTMSYRVRATGPAAPPQRLREVHDSYALLVAESWRDTVQMYEDEVRELEEALRRGQESRREAEEETRLCAQEAEALRREALELGQLRALLEEELRRVQEEYELQAEERQRVIACLEDEKAALTLAMADRLRDYQELVQVKTGLSLEVATYRALLEGESNPEIILTERIENIPQELRSTSYRYASSVLQRENERNRFARQKAPAANFSHSLTRRPHLLAQPTIGSAAGRGLLGSEYSSRTTTRQETTYGKTSNSHEKISKSPTNFRTFSSTHSLLRNTEAPVKTFPERPRTAVPQDTSARAARESAVASKSYREPRGDVSTGSFQSTWSSERTIAVTKTEGDATKEQDRNRPGTVQKKWEEKMFDSKERASEERNLRWEELTKLDKEARMRESQQLREKGRGRESAQEKSVREREVPISLGVSRESSPQVAPKAFQTPPREDTRDGTGRGVETREARFRLGPGDTASSPKGESTTETVAEHIVSSILKQFTQSPEAEASADAFPDTKVTYVDRKELPGDRKTKTEIVVESRLTEEVDVSDEAGLDYLLSKDIQEVDLKGKAAGKMIGDIINLGLKGREGRARVVNVEIVEEPMSYVSGEKAEEFSTPFEVEEVDDVSPGSKGLVEEEESYRGADVTFSGNQRKKTRWPHESVTHVEEVTEAGDSEGGEQSYFVSTPDEHPGGQDRDEGSVYGQIHIEEESTIRYSWQDEIVPGSRRRTKREDGSGETVVKPPDVWEAPPEEDAGPTHWKEQTRSGEFHAEPTVIEKEIKIPHEIHMSIKGAFKEPRHQLVEVIGQLEENLPERVKEELSALTREGQGGPGNMSVDVKKVHTSGGRAVTLVAEVNLSKTVDANQLDLEELSKDEAGEIEKVVESVVQDSLARQHSPGPGSPDRESAAEAPGAGLRFRRWATQELYHPHGEEDEAGRASPSTEPVTSQGPVSATVEVTSPRAFAQSHVLEDVSRSVRRVQVDVSNIEVTPRWTRETTVIFPVGTEASAHGTPDPGAWRNGGSGKAWVAGGSFQGSAGDGHQVPGEKGKEQAEFDKTVQLQRMVDQRSVISDEKKVALLYLDNQEEDSEGHWF
- the SYNM gene encoding synemin isoform X1, whose amino-acid sequence is MLSWRLHTGPEKAELQELNARLYDYVCRVRELERENLLLEEELRGRRGQEGLWAEGQARFAEEARGLRQQLDELSWATALAEGERDALRRELWELQRLGEEERAARGRLDAELGAQRRELQEALGARAALEALLGRLQAERRGLEAAHEQDVRELRARAARLTMSYRVRATGPAAPPQRLREVHDSYALLVAESWRDTVQMYEDEVRELEEALRRGQESRREAEEETRLCAQEAEALRREALELGQLRALLEEELRRVQEEYELQAEERQRVIACLEDEKAALTLAMADRLRDYQELVQVKTGLSLEVATYRALLEGESNPEIILTERIENIPQELRSTSYRYASSVLQRENERNRFARQKAPAANFSHSLTRRPHLLAQPTIGSAAGRGLLGSEYSSRTTTRQETTYGKTSNSHEKISKSPTNFRTFSSTHSLLRNTEAPVKTFPERPRTAVPQDTSARAARESAVASKSYREPRGDVSTGSFQSTWSSERTIAVTKTEGDATKEQDRNRPGTVQKKWEEKMFDSKERASEERNLRWEELTKLDKEARMRESQQLREKGRGRESAQEKSVREREVPISLGVSRESSPQVAPKAFQTPPREDTRDGTGRGVETREARFRLGPGDTASSPKGESTTETVAEHIVSSILKQFTQSPEAEASADAFPDTKVTYVDRKELPGDRKTKTEIVVESRLTEEVDVSDEAGLDYLLSKDIQEVDLKGKAAGKMIGDIINLGLKGREGRARVVNVEIVEEPMSYVSGEKAEEFSTPFEVEEVDDVSPGSKGLVEEEESYRGADVTFSGNQRKKTRWPHESVTHVEEVTEAGDSEGGEQSYFVSTPDEHPGGQDRDEGSVYGQIHIEEESTIRYSWQDEIVPGSRRRTKREDGSGETVVKPPDVWEAPPEEDAGPTHWKEQTRSGEFHAEPTVIEKEIKIPHEIHMSIKGAFKEPRHQLVEVIGQLEENLPERVKEELSALTREGQGGPGNMSVDVKKVHTSGGRAVTLVAEVNLSKTVDANQLDLEELSKDEAGEIEKVVESVVQDSLARQHSPGPGSPDRESAAEAPGAGLRFRRWATQELYHPHGEEDEAGRASPSTEPVTSQGPVSATVEVTSPRAFAQSHVLEDVSRSVRRVQVGPAGIWRTEHVSHEGPTAQVVEVDVSNIEVTPRWTRETTVIFPVGTEASAHGTPDPGAWRNGGSGKAWVAGGSFQGSAGDGHQVPGEKGKEQAEFDKTVQLQRMVDQRSVISDEKKVALLYLDNQEEDSEGHWF